AGACGACGACCCCCGGCATCTTCACCCGCCGGTTCGGGCCCCCGCCGCGCGACGACGTTCCGGTCGTGGTGCTGGTGCACGGGCTCGGGCTGTCGGGCCGGTACTTCGTGCCGCTCGCGCGACGGCTGGCGGCGGGCGGGGCGAGCGTGCTCGTACCGGACCTGCCGGGCAACGCACGGTCACGGTCCGCCGTACGCCGCATGCCGGACGTCGGTGCGCTCGCCGAGGCGGTCGGCGACTGGCACCGGGGGCTGTCCCTGGGGCCGTGCACGTTCGTCGCCAACTCGGTCGGCTGCCAGGTCGTCGCGGCCTTCGCCGCCCGCCACCCCCGCCGGGTGGACCGGGCGGTGATGGTCGGCCCCGCGCTCGAACCGGGGGCGTCCGGCTGGCGCCAGGCGGGGCGGCTCCTCGCGGACGCGCCCCGCGAGCCGCTCCCGCTGCTCGCCGTGGCGACGGCCGACTACCTGCTGACGGGCCCGCTGCGCTTCGCCGCGTCGTTCCGGCACGCCCTGCGGGACGCGGCCACGTCGTTCGAGGGGAACCTCGCCCGGGTCCGGGCGCCGACGCTCGTGGTACGGGGTGCGCGTGACCCCCTCGCCTCCGGCGCCTGGGTACGGCGGGTGGCGCGCACGGTCGTCGACGGGCACCTCGCCGAGGTGCGGAACGCCGCGCACGCGGCCCACTACAGCGCGCCGGACGCCATGGCCGCGCTGATCAGGACGTTCGTGACAGGAGGACGCGCGTGAAGCCGTCGAAGACCACCACCCGCACGCCCAGGTCCGAGGAGGACGGCGGCAAGCCC
This portion of the Streptomyces changanensis genome encodes:
- a CDS encoding alpha/beta fold hydrolase, producing MGQTTTPGIFTRRFGPPPRDDVPVVVLVHGLGLSGRYFVPLARRLAAGGASVLVPDLPGNARSRSAVRRMPDVGALAEAVGDWHRGLSLGPCTFVANSVGCQVVAAFAARHPRRVDRAVMVGPALEPGASGWRQAGRLLADAPREPLPLLAVATADYLLTGPLRFAASFRHALRDAATSFEGNLARVRAPTLVVRGARDPLASGAWVRRVARTVVDGHLAEVRNAAHAAHYSAPDAMAALIRTFVTGGRA